Within the Comamonadaceae bacterium OTU4NAUVB1 genome, the region AAACAGCTCGCCGCGCCCGAAGCCGCCGACCGCGACCAGCGCGGGGACGCCGCCGAAGCCGGCGCGCTCCCAGAGCATGACCAGGGTCTCGTCGGCCAGCGCGGCGAGCTGGCGCAGCACGGCGTGCACGGCCCGCGTGGGCGCGCGCGACAGGCGCAGCGTGTCGAACAGCGCGAGCTTGCGGGCGCGGTAGGTCTCGCGCAGCGTGGCGGCCTCGACCGTGGCGACCTCGATCACGGCGGTGCCGTCCGCCGGCCTCAGGCCGCGACGCCGGCCGTGGCCGACTCGCGGGCCCGGGCCTCCAGCACGAAGGCCGGCGGCGGCGGGCTGCCGGCCGACAGCGTCAGCACCTCGTAGCCGGTCTCGGTCACCAGCACCGAATGCTCCCACTGGGCCGACAGCGAGTGGTCGCGCGTGACGATGGTCCAGCCGTCGTACTGGCCGCCCTTCGCGTCCTCCTTGATGTCGCGCCGGCCGGCGTTGATCATCGGTTCGATGGTGAAGATCATGCCTGGGCGCAGTTCCTCCAGCGTGCCCGGGCGGCCGTAGTGCAGCACCTGGGGCTCCTCGTGGAACTGGCGTCCGACGCCGTGGCCGCAGAACTCGCGCACCACCGTGAAGCCGTTGCCCTCGGCGTACTTCTGGATCGCGTGGCCGACGTCGCCCAGCCGGTTGCCCGGGCGCACCTGCAGGATCCCGTGCCACATCGCCTCGTAGGTGACGGTGCACAGGCGCTTCGCCGCGATCGAGACGTCGCCCACCATGAACATGCGGCTGTTGTCGCCGAACCAGCCGTCCTTGATGACGGTGACGTCGATGTTCATGATGTCGCCCTTCTTCAGGGGCTTGTCGTTGGGGATGCCGTGGCACACGACGTGGTTGAGCGATGTGCACAGCGACTTCGGATAGGGCACGCTGCTCGCGCCCTGGTAGCCGAGGGTGGCCGAGGTGGTGCCCTGGGCGGCCATGTACTCGGCGGCGAGGCGGTCGATCTCGTTGGTCGTCACGCCGGGCTTGACGAAGGGGGTGAGGTAGTCCAGGACCTCGGAGGCGAGGCGGCAGGCGATGCGCATCGCGGCCACGCCCGCAGCGTCGTTGTAGGTAATGCTCATGGGGCGCAATTATCCCATCGGGGGTGCGTGGGGGCTGGTCCCGGCGCTGGAGGCCGACCCGCCGGCGTGGCCTAAAATCGCGGTCTCGCGCCCCGGATCGTCCCAGTCAGCGGCACTCCGGCGCGCCGGCCTTTGTCCCCGACCCTCAATCCTCTCCCGCCGGCCTTCGCGCCGGACCCACCGACCGTGACGCAGCCCATCCACACCGCCCCACCCATCGTGACCGTGTTCGAGGGCGGCAGCGCGCTCGGCGGCTTCCGTGCCCGCCAGCTGCTGCCCCGGCTGCGCGAGATCGAGCCGCGCATCGCCGCCATCGCCGCGCGCTTCGTCCACCTGGTGGTCACCGACACCGCGCCCGACGCCGCCGCGCGGGAGCGCTTCGCCGCGCTGTTCGACTACGGCGCGACCTTCGAGACGCCCGAGTCCAGGCACGGCGTGTCGCTGGTCGTGACGCCGCGCCTGGGCACGGTCTCGCCGTGGGCTTCCAAGGCGACCGACATCGCCCACAACTGCGGTCTCGCGCTGCGTCGGGTGGAGCGCGTGGTGCATTACCGGCTGGCCCTGAAGGCGCCGCTGCTCGACGGCCTGCTGGACAAGGCGCGCGGCACCCAGCCGACGCTCGGCGCCGACGCCTCGGCCGCCGTGGCGGCGCTGCTGCACGACCGCATGACCGAGTCCGTGGTGGGCGGCATCGACGACGCCGTGGCGCTGTTCGCCGAACTCCCGGCCCAGCCCATGGCCCACGTCGACGTGCTCGGCGGGGGCCGGGGCGCGCTGGTGGAGGCCAACACCGCCTTCGGCCTGGCGCTGGCGGCCGACGAGATCGACTACCTGGTCGAAGCCTTCACCCGGCTGGGCCGCAACCCGAGCGACGTCGAACTGATGATGTTCGCCCAGGCCAACAGCGAGCACTGCCGCCACAAGATCTTCAACGCCGATTTCGTGATCGACGGCGTGGCGCAGCCGCACAGCCTGTTCGCCATGATCCGCCACACCGAACGCCAGAATCCGCAGCACACCGTGGTCGCCTACGCCGACAACGCCTCGGTCATGGAGGGCACCCGCATCGAGCGTTTCGTGCCGCGCGCGGCCGAGGCGTCCGACGGGGGCGGCGTGCCGGGCGCCTCCGGCGGCAGCTACCGCAAGGAGGCGATGCTGGCGCACGTGCTGATGAAGGTCGAGACGCACAACCATCCGACCGCCATCTCGCCGTTCCCGGGCGCCTCCACCGGCGCCGGCGGCGAGATCCGCGACGAGGGCGCCACCGGGCGCGGCTCGCGTCCCAAGGCCGGCCTGACCGGCTTCACGGTCTCCAGGCTCTGGCCGCAGGACGGCCACTACGGCCGGCCCGCGCACATCGCCAGCCCGCTGCAGATCATGACCGAGGGCCCGCTGGGCGGCGCCGCCTTCAACAACGAGTTCGGTCGTCCGAACCTGCTGGGCTACTTCCGCGAATACGAACTGGCCATCGAGAGCCAGGACGCCGATGGCCGCACCGAGACGCAACACCGCGGCTACCACAAGCCCATCATGATCGCCGGCGGCCTGGGGCAGATCGACGCCACGCAGACCAGGAAGGTCCTGTTTCCGGCCGGTTCGCTGCTGATCCAGCTGGGCGGCCCCGGCATGCGCATCGGCATGGGTGGCAGCGCCGCCAGCTCGATGGCCACCGGCGCCAACGCCGCCGAACTCGATTTCGACTCCGTGCAGCGCGGCAACCCCGAGATCGAGCGCCGCGCCCAGGAGGTCATCAACCACTGCTGGCAGCAGGGCGACGCCAACCCGATCCTGGCGATCCACGACGTCGGCGCCGGCGGGCTGTCCAACGCTTTCCCGGAGCTGACCAACGACGCCGGCCGGGGCGCGCGCTTCGACCTGGGCGCGGTGCCGCTGGAGGAATCCGGCATGGCGCCCAAGGAGATCTGGTGCAACGAGAGCCAGGAACGCTACGTGCTGGCCATCGCGCCGGAATCGCTGGCGCGCTTCCAGGCCTTCTGCGAGCGCGAGCGCTGCCCGTTCGCGGTGGTCGGCGTGGCGACCGAGGAGCGTCGGCTGGTCGTGGCCGGCGGCGACGGCGGCACCGAGGGCGACCCGGTCGACATGCCGATGGACGTGCTGCTGGGCAAGCCGCCCCGGATGCTGCGCGACGTGAAGACCGTCGAGCGGCGCTTCCGGGCGCTCGACCTGACGGGCATCGAGCTGCAGAAGGCCGCCATCGACGTGCTCTCGCATCCGACCGTGGCGTCCAAGCGATTCCTGATCACCATCGGCGACCGCACCGTGGGCGGCCTCACGCACCGCGACCAGATGGTCGGCCCGTGGCAGGTGCCCGTGGCCGACTGCGCCGTCACGCTGGCCGACCACGCCGGCTTCGCGGGCGAGGCCATGAGCCTGGGCGAGCGCACGCCGCTGGCCGCCCTCGACGCGCCGGCCTCCGGGCGCATGGCGGTCGGCGAAGCCATCACCAACCTGCTGGCCGCGCCGATCGAACTCTCCCGCGTCAAGCTGTCGGCCAACTGGATGGCCGCCTGCGGCGAGCCCGGCGAGGACGCCGCCCTGTACGAGACCGTCAAGGCCGTCGGCCTGGAACTGTGCCCGGCGCTGGGCATCTCGATTCCCGTGGGCAAGGATTCGCTGTCGATGCGCACGCAGTGGAACGACGCCGGCGAGGCGAAGAAGGTGACGTCACCGGTCAGCCTGATCGTCACCGCCTTCGCCACGCTGGCCGACGTGCGCGGCACCCTCACGCCGCAGCTCGACCGCGACGAGGCCGACACCACGCTGGTGCTGGTCGACCTCGGCCGCGGCCGCCATCGCATGGCCGGCGGCGTGCTGGCGCAGACGCTCGGCCAGAGCGGCTGCCCGGTCGCCGACGGCGTGCCCGACCTCGACCATCCCGAGGACCTGGTGAACCTGGTGCGCGCGGTCAACACCCTGCGCGCCCAGGGCCGCATCCTGGCACTGCACGACCGTGGCGACGGGGGGCTGTTCGCCACCGCCTGCGAGATGGCCTTCGCCGGCCACGTCGGCGTGGCGCTCAACGTCGACATGCTCATCACCGAGGGCGACGGCATCTCCGACAGCCGCGCCGAGTACGGCGACGCCAAGAACTGGGCCGGCCAGGTGAGCGCGCGGCGCGAGGAACTCACGCTCAAGGCCTTGTTCTCCGAGGAGCTGGGCGTGCTGCTGCAGGTGCGCACCGCCGAGCGCAACGAGGTCATGCAGGTGCTGCGCGCGCACGGCCTGAGCACTCACAGCCACTTCGTCGGCAAGACCCGGCCCGATGCCTCCACCCTGGCCGTCGGCAAGGGCAAGGTCGAGGTCTGGCGCGACGCCAAGTCGGTCTTCAGCGCCAGCCTGCACGACCTGCACCAGGTCTGGGACTCGGTCAGCTGGAAGATCGCCCGCGAGCGCGACAACCCCGAGTGCGCCGATGCCGAGCACGTCGCCGCCGGCGAGCCGACCGATCCGGGCCTGCACGTCTTCCTTCCCACCCCGCCGGAAGACGGCCGGCGCCAGGACGGCGTTCCCCAGGCTGCCGCCATCCTCGCGTCGCGGCCGAAGGTCGCGATCCTGCGCGAGCAGGGCGTCAACTCGCACGTCGAGATGGCCTATGCCTTCGGCGAGGCCGGTTTCGAGGCCTTCGACGTCCACATGACCGACCTGCAGGCCGGCCGCGCCGATCTGGCGGATTTCAAGGGCGTGGTCGCTTGCGGCGGCTTCAGCTACGGCGACACGCTGGGCGCGGGCATCGGCTGGGCACGCAGCATCACCTTCAATCCGCGCCTGTCGGCCCAGTTCCAGTCCTTCTTCGGTCGCACCGACACCTTCGGGTTGGGCGTGTGCAACGGCTGCCAGATGTTCGCCGAGCTGGCCGACATCATTCCCGGCGCGCAGGACTGGCCGCGCTTCACCACCAACCGCAGCGAGCGCTTCGAGGCGCGGCTGTCGATGGTCGAGGTGCTGGATTCGCCCAGCCTGTTCTTCGCCGGGATGGCCGGCGCGCGCCTGCCCATCGCGGTGGCTCACGGCGAGGGCCATGCGAACTTCGAGCGTCGCGGCGACGCCGGCCGCGCCATCGCCGCCATGCGCTTCGTCGACAACCACGGCCAGCCGACCGAGCGCTACCCGTTCAACCCGAACGGCAGCGCCGGCGGACTGACCGCCGTGACCACGGCCGACGGCCGCTTCACCGCCGTCATGCCGCACCCCGAGCGCGTCTTCCGCAACGTGCAGATGAGCTGGACGGACGGCGAGCGCGACGCGCACAGCCCGTGGATGCAGATCTGGCGCAACGCCCGCCGCTGGGTCGGCTGAAGGCGCGCGGGGCGTCGGGGCCGAGGCGTCGGGGAGCGGGGCGGCTCAGCGCCCGGTGGTCGCCAGGTAGGTCCGGCGGGCAGCGAAGGCGGTGTTGACGAAGTCGGTGAAGACGCCGTCGACGCCGGCCGCGAAGTAGGCCGCGTACTCGGCCGCCGGATCGCCCCGGTAGACGCCGGCGAGGTACTGCGGCTCGTTCCTGAAGGTGAAGGTGTGCACGAACAGCCCGGCCCGATGGGCGTCGGCGACGAGGCGCGTGGGCGCGACGTTCGTGACCTCGGCCAGCGTGCCGTCGGGCGACGTGGGGGACGACGTCCTGAACGGCACGATCGTGTGGGCCATGACCTGCGGTTTCCACGGGCCGATGCCGTCGGCATAGGTGGCGATCTCCGCCAGGCCCGCCGGCGTCAGCATCGCGTCGAAGAAGCGCGGGTCGCCCGCCAGCGTCCAGCTGTAGGGACGCCCGCTCACGAAGGTGTAGGCGTCGTCGGTGACGTAGATCATCCCGCCGGTGCGGAAATCGATGGCGTTGCCGTCCACCAGCTGGACGGCGCGGGCCTGCATGCCGGCCGAGCGCAGGTACCGGAGGCTCGCCGGGTCGAAGCTCTGCACGAGGATGGGGGCGTCCCTGCGATTGAGGCCGTTGGCTTCCATCACCTTCAGGATCGCGTCCTCGAACGGGTGACCGCCCGGGACGCCGCAGCCGTTGGCGATCGCCTGGGCATTGTTCCAGTGCGGATTCTTGCTCTCCGGGTAGACCGTGATCGTGCGGCCCAGCGCCGCGACTTTCGCCCGGGCGATGTCGATGATCTCCTGGAAGCTCAGGATCGGCAGCCTCCCGTTGAGCTCGCTCGGGCGCTGGGCGCGGGCGTCGTAGGTGGTGCCGCCGAGCCACTGCCGGAGTTCGGCCAGCGTGAAATCGGAGATGGACCAGTCGCCGGTGTGGTCCTCGCCGTCGACCACCAGCGATCGCAGCACCGACGCCGGGTCGTTCGCGTCGGTCCGGTCGCTGAGGTAGCGCGCGGGGCCGTTGGCCGGCACGGCGGGGTACGTCACGTCGACCAGGACGCCCGGCCGGGTCCGCCGGCGGGCGGCCACGGCGGCGTTGCCGGCCGCGACCTGGGCGACGTTGGTGTTGTCGCTCAGCCAGGCGTTGTGGCGCGCCACCGGAACGCAGTCCTTGGTCAGGTGCAGATCGAGTTCCAGCGAATCCGCGCCCGCGTCGGCGGCGGCCTCGTAGGCGAGGCGCGTCTGTTCCGGGTACAGACCGGGGAGCCCGCGATGGCCGACGACCAGCGGCACGTTGCCGTCCAGCGTCTTCAGCGGCGCGGCGCCGGCCGCGGGCGTGGCGTTCCCGGTGGCGTCGCTCCCGCCGCCGCCGCAGGCGCCCGCCAGCATCGAGCCGGCCAGGACGAGGCACGCCCCCAGGAGGCGCCGCGGCGCGGCGGGAACGGCGGCGGGTGCGGTGGCGGGCGATGCGCCGGGCGAGGCGGTGGAACGGGTCGTGTGGCGCATGGTCGGATTCGGCGAGGGATGGGATGAGAGGCGGCGTGCGGCCGGGCGAGCGCAAGTGCGACCGGGCGAGGGAGCCCGGGACGCGCGTGGATACTGGATCGTCCGGATGACCGAACCATGACGATCGTGCCTCGGGAAGCCGCGCGTCCTGCCGACAAGGAAAGCACATGCGGGCCGGTTTCGCGAGCCGGCTGCTGACGACGGGGTCACCGCCATCGCCTGGCGGCGCCTCGACACCGATACCACCGCCATGCACGCCCCTTGGCCGGGGAGCGCCTGGTGTCGGACGGGTGACGCGCCATCCACACGGTCCGCGCGGTGCGCGTCCTCGCGCGGCGCGTGGCGAAGGTCGCGCGCGAGATCGAGGAACTGGTCGGCGCCCCGGTCGAGCGGCTCGACGCCGGCGCCACGTGGATCGCCGAGGCGGACGACACGATCCGGGACACGGTCGATCGCGCAGCGGGTGTCGCAGAGGTTCCCGCCGTCGGCGCGCAGAGCCTGCGCGATCGTGCCGGCCAGCTCGCCGGCACCGTGCGGCGCTTCCATCGGGAGAGCGCCGTGGGCCCGCGGCGGTCCCGTGGGGCGACGCATCGGCGTCCCGCGCCGCGTTGCGGCCGTCCGCCGCCCGAACGGGACGGCGCGCTGGGCGCCTTACTCGACCTTCGCCTTGGCGCGCAGGTCTTCCTGGTACTTCTGCAGGCGCTGCTGCTGCAGCTGCTGCGTGACCTGGGGCTTCACCTCGGCGACCGGCGGCAGCTGGGACGAGCGGACCTCGTCGACGCGGATCACGTGGTAGCCGAACTGCGACTTCACCGGGGCGGGCGTGGTCTCGCCCGGCTTGAGCTTGATCATGGCCTCGGAGAACTCCGGCACGAAGCTCGCCGGGTTGGCCCAGTCGAGGTCGCCGCCGTTGGCGCCCGATCCGGGGTCCTTGCTCTGCTTCTTGGCGATGTCCTCGAACTTCGCGCCCTTCTTCAGGTCCGCGATGATCTTCTGCGCTTCCGCCTCGCTCTCCACCAGGATGTGGCGCGCCTTGTACTCCTTGCCGCCATTGGCCGCCGCGAACTTGTCGTACTCGGCCTGCACGTCGGCGTCGGTCACCGGGTTCTGCTTGAGGAAGTTGTTGCGCAGGGCGCCGATCAGGATCGCCTGGCGTGCGAGCTCGATCTGGGCGCGGTACTCGGGCGTCGCCTCCAGGCCCTGCTTCTGCGCTTCCTGCATGAAGATCTCGCGCGCGATGATCTCCTCCTTCAGCTGCGGCTCCAGGTCCGGCGTGACCGGGCGGCCATTGGCGGCGAGCTGCTGGGCCAGCGCGTCCACCCGCGCCTTGGGCACCGGCTTGCCGTTGACGATGGCGATGTTCTGGGCGAGCGCGCCCGCGGAGGCCGCGCCCAGGACGAGGGTGACCGCGACGGTCTTCAGGAATTGGTTCTTCATGGGATGGTCTTCTGCAGTCGGGAGAGGAAGCGGGGGAAGGGGTGGAGGAAGGGGAGAAAGGGAGGGGGAAAAGGCGCGTCGGACGCTGTAGGGTCCGTGACGGCGTGCGTCAGAGCGTTTCGACGGCGATGGCGTGGACACCCTGGTCGATGAAAAAACGCAGGGCATCATACACAAGGCGATGCTTGGCCACGCGGGTGCGTCCTTCGAAGCGCGGGGAGGCGATGCGGACCCGGAAGTGGGTGCCGCGGCCCAGTCCGTTGGCGCCGGAATGGCCCGCGTGGGCCGCGCTCTCGTCGATGACCTCGAGCCGCGTGGGCGCCAGGGCCTCGCGCAGCGCGGCGTCGAGGTCGGCCGCGCTCGGTGGCGCGAGGGCGGAGGGCGAAGCGGGCGGAAGAGAGGCGTCGTTCATGCGGAAGGCTGGTCGCCGGATTTGAGGTGGGGGGAGATGTAGAGGCCCTGGGCCACCAGGAATGCCAGGGGAAAGACATAGCCCCAGAGCTTGAAGTTGATCCAGGCCTCGGTGCTGAAATACAGCGCCACGTAGGCGTTGAGGGCCGACATGAACAGGCAGTAGCCGATCCAGGCGATGTTCAGGTGCGTCCAGATGCGCGTGGGCAGCTGCAGCTGCGCGCCGAGCATGGTCTGGAGGAAGTTCTTGCGGAAGCCCCACATCGCCACGGCCAGCGCGACGGCCATGGCCCCGTAGAGCACGGTCGGCTTCCACTTGATGAAGCGCTCGTCGTGCAGCAGCAGGGTCAGGCTGCCGAACAGCAGGATCAGCACCAGGGTGGCCTTCTGCATGGTCTGCAGGCGGCGCTCGATGGCGTAGGTGATGGCCATCTGCACCACGGTCGCGGCCATCAGCACGCCGGTCGCGACATAGATGTCGGCGAGCTTGAAGGCGCCGAAGAACAGCACGATGGGAAGGAAGTCGAGCAGGAATTTCATGAGCGGTATTGGAACCTGTCCGCGTCCCCCGTTGCGGATGAAGCCGACCGGACGGCGGGGACAACCCGCCGCGGCGACCGGACGACGGCTTCTCAGGCCTTGGGCTCGAAGTCCAGCGAGGCCGAATTCATGCAGTAGCGCAGGCCGGTCTCGGTCGGGCCGTCGGGGAACACGTGGCCCAGGTGGGCGCCGCAGTTGGTGCAGACGTTCTCGGTGCGCACCATCCCGTGCGAACGATCGACGATGTCCGTGATGGCGCCGGGCACGGCCTCCTTGGAGAAGCTCGGCCAGCCGCAGCCCGCGTCGAACTTGGTCGCGGCATCGAACAGCTTGGCGCCGCAGCACACGCAGTGGTAGGTGCCGTCGGCCCACTCGGCCTCGTACTTGCCGGTGAAGGGGCGTTCGGTGGCCGCATGGCGGGTGACCTCGAAGGCGGCGCGCTCGGCCCCCTTCTCGGCCAGGATGGCCTTCCATTCGGCGTCGGTCTTCTGGATTTTCGGGACGTGGGAGTTCGATGAGGTCATGGCGAGCAGCGGATTCGGATCGTGGAAGCCCGGTCGGGCGGAAGGCCGGCGGACGCGCGCGCGGCCGGCGGGGTCGTCGCGGGACCGATTTTCTCCGCGAGCGACCTGTCGCCCGCAGGCTTGCGGGCAATCCCCCTACGCCGCGACATTGCGGGGCGCAACAATGGCGCGCCGGACGACCCGTCGGCGGGCCCGGACCACGGCGCACCGCGCGCGTCGTCGCACTTTCTTTTTCCAATCACAGGAGACGCCCCGATGCTGGGTTTGATGCAAGACCA harbors:
- the map gene encoding type I methionyl aminopeptidase, which codes for MSITYNDAAGVAAMRIACRLASEVLDYLTPFVKPGVTTNEIDRLAAEYMAAQGTTSATLGYQGASSVPYPKSLCTSLNHVVCHGIPNDKPLKKGDIMNIDVTVIKDGWFGDNSRMFMVGDVSIAAKRLCTVTYEAMWHGILQVRPGNRLGDVGHAIQKYAEGNGFTVVREFCGHGVGRQFHEEPQVLHYGRPGTLEELRPGMIFTIEPMINAGRRDIKEDAKGGQYDGWTIVTRDHSLSAQWEHSVLVTETGYEVLTLSAGSPPPPAFVLEARARESATAGVAA
- the purL gene encoding phosphoribosylformylglycinamidine synthase gives rise to the protein MTQPIHTAPPIVTVFEGGSALGGFRARQLLPRLREIEPRIAAIAARFVHLVVTDTAPDAAARERFAALFDYGATFETPESRHGVSLVVTPRLGTVSPWASKATDIAHNCGLALRRVERVVHYRLALKAPLLDGLLDKARGTQPTLGADASAAVAALLHDRMTESVVGGIDDAVALFAELPAQPMAHVDVLGGGRGALVEANTAFGLALAADEIDYLVEAFTRLGRNPSDVELMMFAQANSEHCRHKIFNADFVIDGVAQPHSLFAMIRHTERQNPQHTVVAYADNASVMEGTRIERFVPRAAEASDGGGVPGASGGSYRKEAMLAHVLMKVETHNHPTAISPFPGASTGAGGEIRDEGATGRGSRPKAGLTGFTVSRLWPQDGHYGRPAHIASPLQIMTEGPLGGAAFNNEFGRPNLLGYFREYELAIESQDADGRTETQHRGYHKPIMIAGGLGQIDATQTRKVLFPAGSLLIQLGGPGMRIGMGGSAASSMATGANAAELDFDSVQRGNPEIERRAQEVINHCWQQGDANPILAIHDVGAGGLSNAFPELTNDAGRGARFDLGAVPLEESGMAPKEIWCNESQERYVLAIAPESLARFQAFCERERCPFAVVGVATEERRLVVAGGDGGTEGDPVDMPMDVLLGKPPRMLRDVKTVERRFRALDLTGIELQKAAIDVLSHPTVASKRFLITIGDRTVGGLTHRDQMVGPWQVPVADCAVTLADHAGFAGEAMSLGERTPLAALDAPASGRMAVGEAITNLLAAPIELSRVKLSANWMAACGEPGEDAALYETVKAVGLELCPALGISIPVGKDSLSMRTQWNDAGEAKKVTSPVSLIVTAFATLADVRGTLTPQLDRDEADTTLVLVDLGRGRHRMAGGVLAQTLGQSGCPVADGVPDLDHPEDLVNLVRAVNTLRAQGRILALHDRGDGGLFATACEMAFAGHVGVALNVDMLITEGDGISDSRAEYGDAKNWAGQVSARREELTLKALFSEELGVLLQVRTAERNEVMQVLRAHGLSTHSHFVGKTRPDASTLAVGKGKVEVWRDAKSVFSASLHDLHQVWDSVSWKIARERDNPECADAEHVAAGEPTDPGLHVFLPTPPEDGRRQDGVPQAAAILASRPKVAILREQGVNSHVEMAYAFGEAGFEAFDVHMTDLQAGRADLADFKGVVACGGFSYGDTLGAGIGWARSITFNPRLSAQFQSFFGRTDTFGLGVCNGCQMFAELADIIPGAQDWPRFTTNRSERFEARLSMVEVLDSPSLFFAGMAGARLPIAVAHGEGHANFERRGDAGRAIAAMRFVDNHGQPTERYPFNPNGSAGGLTAVTTADGRFTAVMPHPERVFRNVQMSWTDGERDAHSPWMQIWRNARRWVG
- a CDS encoding glycerophosphodiester phosphodiesterase, encoding MRHTTRSTASPGASPATAPAAVPAAPRRLLGACLVLAGSMLAGACGGGGSDATGNATPAAGAAPLKTLDGNVPLVVGHRGLPGLYPEQTRLAYEAAADAGADSLELDLHLTKDCVPVARHNAWLSDNTNVAQVAAGNAAVAARRRTRPGVLVDVTYPAVPANGPARYLSDRTDANDPASVLRSLVVDGEDHTGDWSISDFTLAELRQWLGGTTYDARAQRPSELNGRLPILSFQEIIDIARAKVAALGRTITVYPESKNPHWNNAQAIANGCGVPGGHPFEDAILKVMEANGLNRRDAPILVQSFDPASLRYLRSAGMQARAVQLVDGNAIDFRTGGMIYVTDDAYTFVSGRPYSWTLAGDPRFFDAMLTPAGLAEIATYADGIGPWKPQVMAHTIVPFRTSSPTSPDGTLAEVTNVAPTRLVADAHRAGLFVHTFTFRNEPQYLAGVYRGDPAAEYAAYFAAGVDGVFTDFVNTAFAARRTYLATTGR
- a CDS encoding peptidylprolyl isomerase, producing MKNQFLKTVAVTLVLGAASAGALAQNIAIVNGKPVPKARVDALAQQLAANGRPVTPDLEPQLKEEIIAREIFMQEAQKQGLEATPEYRAQIELARQAILIGALRNNFLKQNPVTDADVQAEYDKFAAANGGKEYKARHILVESEAEAQKIIADLKKGAKFEDIAKKQSKDPGSGANGGDLDWANPASFVPEFSEAMIKLKPGETTPAPVKSQFGYHVIRVDEVRSSQLPPVAEVKPQVTQQLQQQRLQKYQEDLRAKAKVE
- a CDS encoding BolA family transcriptional regulator → MNDASLPPASPSALAPPSAADLDAALREALAPTRLEVIDESAAHAGHSGANGLGRGTHFRVRIASPRFEGRTRVAKHRLVYDALRFFIDQGVHAIAVETL
- a CDS encoding septation protein A, encoding MKFLLDFLPIVLFFGAFKLADIYVATGVLMAATVVQMAITYAIERRLQTMQKATLVLILLFGSLTLLLHDERFIKWKPTVLYGAMAVALAVAMWGFRKNFLQTMLGAQLQLPTRIWTHLNIAWIGYCLFMSALNAYVALYFSTEAWINFKLWGYVFPLAFLVAQGLYISPHLKSGDQPSA
- the msrB gene encoding peptide-methionine (R)-S-oxide reductase MsrB — encoded protein: MTSSNSHVPKIQKTDAEWKAILAEKGAERAAFEVTRHAATERPFTGKYEAEWADGTYHCVCCGAKLFDAATKFDAGCGWPSFSKEAVPGAITDIVDRSHGMVRTENVCTNCGAHLGHVFPDGPTETGLRYCMNSASLDFEPKA